One genomic window of Melospiza melodia melodia isolate bMelMel2 unplaced genomic scaffold, bMelMel2.pri scaffold_48, whole genome shotgun sequence includes the following:
- the LOC134413733 gene encoding olfactory receptor 14J1-like: MSNSSSISHFLLLALADTRQLQLLHFCLLLGISLAALLGNGLIISAVACSHHLHTPMFFFLLNLALSDLGSICTTVPKAMHNSLWDTRDISYTGCAAQLFFFVIFISAEVSILTIMCYDRYVSICKPLHYGILLGSRACAHMAAAAWASAFLNAVMHTANTFSLPLCHGNVLGQFFCEVPQILKISCSHSNLGELGLIVVSLCLSFGCFVFIVFSYVEIFRAVLKIPSEQGRHKAFSTCLPHLAVVSLFISTGIFAHLKPPSLSSPSLDLSVSVLYSVVTPALHPLIYSLRNQELKAAVWRL; this comes from the coding sequence atgtccaacagcagctccatcagccacttcctcctgctggcattggcagacacacggcagctgcagctcctgcacttctgcctcttgctgggcatctccctggctgccctcctgggcaatggcctcatcatcagcgccgtagcctgcagccaccacctgcacacgcccatgttcttcttcctgctcaacctggccctcagcgacctgggctccatctgcaccactgtccccaaagccatgcacaattccctctgggacaccagggacatctcctacactggatgtgctgcacagctctttttctttgtgatcttcatctcagcagaggtttctatcctgaccatcatgtgctacgaccgctatgtgtccatctgcaaacccctgcactacgggatactcctgggcagcagagcttgtgcccacatggcagcagctgcctgggccagtgcctttctcaatgctgtcatgcacacagccaatacattttccctgcccctgtgccatggcaatgttctggggcagttcttctgtgaagtcccacagatcctgaagatctcctgctcccactccaacctcggggaacttgggctcattgtggtTAGCCtttgtttatcatttggttgttttgtgttcattgttttctcctatgtggagatcttcagggctgtgctgaagatcccctctgagcagggacggcacaaagccttttccacctgcctccctcacctggctgtggtgtccttgtttatcagcactggcatatttgctcACTTGAAGCCCCCTTCCCtgtcgtccccatccctggatctgtcagtATCAGTTCTGTACTCCGTGGTGACTCCAGCTCTgcaccccctcatctacagcctgaggaaccaggagctcaaggctgcagtatggagactg